The window CTGCCCGGCGCGGTGATCGAGCCGGGCGACTTCACCGTGGCGGGCGCCGCCCTGCCCGCCGGGTCGTTCGACGTAGTGATCACCAACCCGCCCTACGTCCGCACCCAGGTCCTCGGCGCGGCGGCGGCCGAGCTGTCGGCGCGGTTCGGGCTGCGCGGCCGCATCGACCTCACGCACCCGTTCGTCGCCTCGGTTCCCCGGCTGCTCGCCGACGGCGGCGTGCTCGGGCTGCTCTGCTCGAACCGGTTCCTCACGACCAAGGCCGGTGCCAACGTCCGCGAGCTGCTGACCGGCGAACTCGACGTCCGGGAGGTGTTCGACCTTGGCGACACCCGGCTGTTCGAGGCGGCCGTGCTGCCCGCCGTCGTCGTGGCGGTCAAGGGGCCGCCCGCCGGGGCCGCCTGGTTCGCCAGCGTCTACGAGTCCGATGTGGAGTCCCCGGACGGCGACCTGTTCACCGCGCTGACCAAGGACACCGCGTCCCGGCTCAGCGTCGGCGGCCGCTCGTTCCAAGTGGACGTCGGGACGCTCGCGCACGGCGGCGGCCACCCGTGGCGGCTGAGCACGCCGGAGCGTGAGCGCAGGCTGATCCGCGTCGCCGACCGCACCTGGCACACCCTCGGCGACCTCGCCCGGGTCCGGGTCGGCATCAAGACCACCGCCGACCCCGTCTTCATCCGCGAGGACTGGGCCGACGTCGAGCCCGAGCTGCTGCGCCCGCTGCTGACCCACGAGGACCTCAGCGCGTGGACACCGCCGCGCGAATCCCGGATGCGCGTCCTCTATCCCTACCTTGACCAGCCCAGACGCCAGGTGATCCGGCTCGAGGAGTACCCCCGCGCCGCCGCGTACCTGCTGGGCCACCGCGAGCGGCTGCAGGCCCGGCGGTACCTGATCGACGCGGGCCGCGAGTGGTTCGAGATCTGGGTACCGCAGCGGCCCGCGCTCTGGCGCGAGCCCAAGATCGTGTTCCCGGACATCAGCCCCGAGCCCCGGTTCGCCATCGACCGCACCGGCTCGGTGGTCAACGGGGACTGCTACTGGATTGCCGTGCCGGAACTCGGTGAGGATGTGGCCCACCTGGTCCTCGGCGTCGCCAACTCCGGCTTCGGGACCCGGTTCTACGACGAGGTCTGCGGCAACCGGCTCTACGCGGGCAGGCGCCGCTGGATCACCCAGTACGTCGCGCGGCTGCCGCTGCCGGACCCGGCGACGCCCGCGGCCCGCGAAGTCATCGCGCTCGCCCGGCTGCTGACCGCCGACGCCGACCGTGCGCTGCTGCCCCGGCTCGAAGCCGCGGTGCGGGCCGCCTTTGGCGAAGTCGAGTAGTACTACCGATGTGCCTTGGGTCACGCTCGCGCGATGTTGTGGGCATGACCGCCGATGCCAAGACCCCGAGCTCCCCGACGACGGCCGCGTTCTTCGCCCAGGCCGCCATCTCGTTCGCGATCGCCCTGGTCAGCCTGACCATCGGGATCGCCGTGCTCCCCGTGGACCCGTGGGTCCGCGCGTTCCTCGCGGTGGGCGCCCTCTACACCGTGACCGCGGCTTTCACCCTGGCCAAGGTTGTCCGGGACCGCCAGGAGGACACCACCGTCGCCCGGCGGGTCGACCGGGCCCGGGTGGAGAAGCTGCTGGCCGAGCACGACCCGTTCGCACCCAACGCACTCTGAGGCGCTGAACAGCGAAGAGGCCCGCATCCTGGGGATGCGGGCCTCTTCGGCTACGAGCGGACGACGAGATTCGAACTCGCGACCCTCACCTTGGCAAGGTGATGCGCTACCAGCTGCGCCACGTCCGCGTGGTGCTGGACCACTATATCGGATCGCGGGGCGGCTGTGGACGGGCGGGTCGGGCCTAGTGCCGTCCCGGCATTTGGAGGTCACCCTTCACCCGTTTGGCCGACGCCGACTGATGGGTTCCCATTAACGTTATTCACGTTTATCGACCGTAAGACAGCGTGATGTGGCATCTTTGAACACATTGTCACGGCGGCCAGGAGGAGGTACCAGGCCGGATGACCGGGATTCACCGGCCTGCGATCGGCGGGCGTCGCGATCAAGTCGAGGAACTGGACTTGTCACAGGACCACGCTCATGCCGAGGACCAAGCCCTCCTGCAGCGCCTTCGCGCCGGTGAGGACGCCGCGTTCGGTGAGCTGTTCTCCCGCCACTGCGACGCCGTCCGCAGGCTCGCGCTCGGCCTCGCCGCCGACCGCGCCGAAGCCGAGGACCTCACCGCCGAAGCCTTCTTCCGGGTCCTGCAGGCGATCCGCCGCGGGTCCGGCCCGACCGACAATGTGCGCGGCTACCTGCTGATCGTCGCCCGCCGGGTCGCCTGGGAGTGGAACGGCCGCAGGCGTGACGTGCCGATCTCCGACGAGGAGCTCAACCACCGCGTCGGGGCCGACCCGGACCGGACGAACCAGTCCACCGAGCGCAACCTGATCACCCGCGCGTTCACCAGCCTCCCCGAGCGCTGGCGCAGCGTGCTGTGGGAGGTCGAGGTCGAAGGCGCCCGCCCCGCGGTCGTCGCCGTCAACTTCGGCCTGAGCCCCAACGCCACCGCCGCCCTCGCCCGCCGCGCCCGCCAGGGTCTGCGCGCGGCGTACCTGCAG is drawn from Actinokineospora alba and contains these coding sequences:
- a CDS encoding Eco57I restriction-modification methylase domain-containing protein; the protein is MADLRKRHGVHYTPVALASFLAERVARQTGERALRVLDPACGDGELLAAFAKLVPDAELVGYDLDPDAVDAARARLPGAVIEPGDFTVAGAALPAGSFDVVITNPPYVRTQVLGAAAAELSARFGLRGRIDLTHPFVASVPRLLADGGVLGLLCSNRFLTTKAGANVRELLTGELDVREVFDLGDTRLFEAAVLPAVVVAVKGPPAGAAWFASVYESDVESPDGDLFTALTKDTASRLSVGGRSFQVDVGTLAHGGGHPWRLSTPERERRLIRVADRTWHTLGDLARVRVGIKTTADPVFIREDWADVEPELLRPLLTHEDLSAWTPPRESRMRVLYPYLDQPRRQVIRLEEYPRAAAYLLGHRERLQARRYLIDAGREWFEIWVPQRPALWREPKIVFPDISPEPRFAIDRTGSVVNGDCYWIAVPELGEDVAHLVLGVANSGFGTRFYDEVCGNRLYAGRRRWITQYVARLPLPDPATPAAREVIALARLLTADADRALLPRLEAAVRAAFGEVE
- a CDS encoding YiaA/YiaB family inner membrane protein, translating into MTADAKTPSSPTTAAFFAQAAISFAIALVSLTIGIAVLPVDPWVRAFLAVGALYTVTAAFTLAKVVRDRQEDTTVARRVDRARVEKLLAEHDPFAPNAL